In Hoeflea ulvae, one genomic interval encodes:
- a CDS encoding inorganic phosphate transporter, which translates to MTETYRKPTLDKDLDKFATMEEATGLINRGFVTPGLALVFIFLCAVIAAVFVTGQPGSVTIIAAATIGAYMALNIGANDVANNVGPAVGSQAMTLGVALAIAAVFESAGALIAGGDVVSTISKGIIDPVAVSDPAIFISVMMAALVSAAMWIHLATWFGAPVSTTHSIVGGVMGAGIAAAGVDAVNWPTMGSIAASWVISPFLGGLIAAAFLAFIKTFIIYQEDKIAAARRWVPVLIAIMSGAFAAYLSLKGVKALIQISFGMALLIGLGVAVLSWLVSRPLILRQSRGLENRNQSLRKLFGLPLIFSAALLSFAHGANDVANAVGPLAAIVHTAEFGDVAAKVVIPLWVMAVGAAGISLGLLLFGPKLIRMVGNQITKLNPMRAYCVALSAAITVIIASGLGLPVSSTHIAVGAVFGVGFFREWYTERSTRRADYVARHRINPAEPGAVKGRIEEQRRRKLVRRSHFLQIIAAWVITVPAAAVLAGFLFVIMRATLS; encoded by the coding sequence ATGACCGAGACCTACCGCAAGCCCACACTCGACAAGGATCTCGACAAGTTCGCGACCATGGAAGAGGCCACCGGCCTGATCAATCGCGGCTTTGTCACCCCCGGTCTGGCGCTGGTGTTCATCTTTTTGTGCGCCGTCATTGCCGCCGTCTTCGTTACCGGCCAGCCGGGCTCGGTGACGATCATCGCCGCCGCCACCATCGGCGCCTATATGGCGCTCAACATCGGCGCCAATGATGTCGCCAACAATGTCGGCCCGGCAGTCGGCTCGCAGGCGATGACGCTGGGCGTGGCGCTGGCGATTGCGGCGGTCTTTGAAAGCGCCGGCGCGCTGATTGCCGGCGGCGACGTGGTCTCGACCATTTCCAAGGGCATCATCGATCCGGTCGCCGTCTCCGATCCGGCGATCTTCATCTCGGTGATGATGGCGGCACTGGTCTCGGCTGCGATGTGGATCCATCTCGCCACCTGGTTCGGCGCGCCGGTCTCGACCACCCATTCGATCGTCGGTGGCGTCATGGGCGCGGGCATTGCCGCAGCCGGCGTCGACGCGGTCAACTGGCCGACCATGGGCTCGATTGCCGCAAGCTGGGTGATCTCGCCGTTCCTCGGCGGGCTGATCGCAGCGGCGTTCCTGGCCTTCATCAAGACCTTCATCATCTACCAGGAAGACAAGATCGCGGCCGCCCGGCGCTGGGTGCCGGTGCTGATCGCCATCATGTCGGGCGCCTTTGCCGCCTATCTGTCGCTCAAGGGCGTCAAGGCCCTGATCCAGATCTCCTTCGGCATGGCGCTGCTGATCGGTCTTGGAGTTGCCGTGCTGAGCTGGCTGGTGTCGCGGCCGCTGATCCTCCGGCAGTCGCGCGGACTGGAAAACCGCAACCAGTCGCTGCGCAAGCTCTTTGGCCTGCCGCTGATCTTTTCCGCGGCGCTTCTGTCCTTCGCCCATGGCGCCAATGACGTGGCCAATGCCGTCGGCCCGCTGGCGGCGATCGTCCACACCGCCGAATTCGGCGACGTCGCCGCCAAGGTGGTGATCCCGCTCTGGGTGATGGCTGTCGGCGCCGCCGGCATCTCGCTGGGGCTGCTGCTGTTTGGCCCGAAACTGATCCGCATGGTCGGCAACCAGATCACAAAACTCAACCCGATGCGGGCCTATTGCGTGGCGCTGTCAGCCGCCATCACGGTGATCATCGCATCGGGCCTGGGCCTGCCGGTCAGCTCAACCCATATTGCCGTCGGTGCTGTGTTCGGCGTCGGTTTTTTCCGCGAATGGTACACCGAGCGCTCCACCCGCCGGGCCGACTATGTCGCGCGCCACCGCATCAACCCGGCAGAGCCCGGCGCGGTCAAGGGCCGGATCGAGGAACAGCGTCGCCGCAAATTGGTGCGCCGCTCGCATTTCCTGCAGATCATCGCAGCCTGGGTGATCACCGTGCCGGCGGCGGCCGTGCTGGCCGGTTTCCTGTTCGTCATCATGCGCGCCACGCTGAGCTGA
- a CDS encoding MarR family winged helix-turn-helix transcriptional regulator, whose protein sequence is MSTPTHSQAAALRTAIDTLMRRFKIAESEVSGGKHLNQIDMQVMLYVSAHEACGPTDIARHLGVAPTTITSATDRLARHDYLRRERPEEDRRAIALRLTPDGESYVSNLIDVQTDHCRMMLEALSGGDQDTLIRLISTIAKNEY, encoded by the coding sequence ATGAGCACACCGACCCACAGCCAGGCGGCCGCCCTTCGCACCGCAATTGACACCCTGATGCGGCGTTTCAAGATCGCAGAATCAGAGGTCTCGGGCGGCAAGCACCTGAACCAGATCGACATGCAGGTCATGCTCTATGTGTCAGCACACGAAGCGTGCGGGCCAACGGATATAGCGCGGCACCTCGGGGTTGCGCCGACGACGATCACCTCGGCAACCGACAGGCTTGCCAGACATGACTATCTGCGCCGCGAGCGTCCTGAAGAGGATCGCAGGGCTATCGCGCTTCGCCTTACGCCGGACGGAGAGAGCTATGTCTCCAATCTCATCGATGTTCAGACGGACCATTGCCGGATGATGCTCGAGGCGCTTTCGGGCGGAGATCAGGACACCTTGATCCGGCTCATTTCCACGATTGCAAAAAACGAATATTGA
- a CDS encoding AzlC family ABC transporter permease — protein sequence MSPTRSDFYQGLRDSLPIVAAAAPFGLLFGTLAVDNGLSVGEAVLMSATVFAGASQMVGLELFDTHVAPWIIVLSVLAVNFRHVLYSAALGRRLGGMAWWQKAIAFFLLTDPQFAASEARTDRKLPLTLPWYLGMGLPVYVLWIIEGWIGAMFGRLITDPGALGIDFLLPIYFLGLVLGFRARPGWLPVVIVSGIASVLGFYTVGSPWHVSLGALAGVIVALILPPPPAAQIEAVEVTP from the coding sequence ATGTCCCCAACCCGGTCCGATTTTTACCAGGGTCTTCGCGACTCGTTGCCGATTGTTGCCGCTGCGGCGCCGTTCGGGCTGCTGTTTGGCACGCTGGCGGTGGACAATGGCTTGAGCGTCGGCGAGGCGGTGCTGATGAGTGCTACGGTGTTTGCCGGCGCCAGCCAGATGGTCGGGCTTGAGCTGTTCGACACCCATGTCGCGCCGTGGATCATCGTGCTCTCGGTGCTGGCGGTCAATTTCCGCCATGTGCTCTATTCCGCAGCGCTCGGCCGCCGGCTGGGCGGCATGGCGTGGTGGCAAAAGGCCATCGCCTTCTTCCTGCTCACCGATCCGCAATTTGCAGCGTCGGAAGCCCGCACCGACCGCAAGCTGCCGCTGACGCTGCCCTGGTATCTCGGCATGGGCCTGCCGGTCTATGTGCTGTGGATCATCGAGGGCTGGATCGGGGCAATGTTTGGCCGGCTGATCACCGATCCCGGTGCGCTCGGAATTGATTTCCTGCTGCCGATCTATTTTCTTGGCCTGGTGCTGGGGTTCCGCGCGCGGCCGGGCTGGCTGCCGGTGGTGATTGTCTCGGGCATCGCCTCGGTGCTGGGCTTTTACACCGTCGGTTCGCCCTGGCATGTCAGCCTCGGGGCGCTCGCGGGGGTGATTGTGGCGCTGATCCTGCCGCCGCCGCCCGCAGCACAGATCGAAGCCGTCGAGGTGACGCCATGA
- a CDS encoding IS110 family transposase — MCAKKTGSIEDLAVVGIDIGKDTFHLVGFDRSGQLVMRKQIKRLALNTTFEQLPRCIVGMEACLSAHFVSRTLRGMGFEPRIIPAIYVKPFNKGQKNDYNDAEAIAEAALRPNLRTVSEKDQDQLDLQALHRVRARLVSRRTATINQIRAFLIEQGITVRTGLRALKNSFETILEQRRDEISPRMRGILIGLYGDWLWLDKRIEDVSGEIEEISRTEENCANIMTIPGIGPMISTAMVAAVGKGEAFDRGRDFAAWVGLVPRQFSTGGRTILGRITKRGSRYLRMLFVQAAKVIMMRPHRWSDFSFGSWLTEATARMPRNKAAIALANKLARTAWSILRNGTRFDAPQDAAMEAI, encoded by the coding sequence ATGTGTGCAAAGAAGACAGGAAGCATCGAAGACCTCGCCGTCGTCGGAATCGACATCGGGAAGGATACGTTTCACCTGGTCGGGTTCGACCGGTCCGGCCAGCTGGTCATGCGCAAGCAGATCAAGCGCTTGGCCCTGAATACCACTTTTGAGCAACTCCCGCGCTGCATCGTGGGAATGGAGGCTTGCCTCAGCGCCCATTTTGTCAGCCGAACGCTGCGGGGCATGGGATTCGAGCCGCGGATCATCCCGGCGATTTACGTGAAGCCGTTCAACAAGGGACAGAAGAACGATTACAACGACGCTGAGGCGATCGCAGAGGCAGCGTTGCGGCCCAACCTTCGGACCGTTTCTGAGAAGGACCAGGATCAGCTCGACCTTCAGGCCTTGCACCGGGTCCGGGCACGGCTGGTCTCGCGGCGCACGGCCACCATCAACCAAATCCGGGCCTTTCTGATTGAACAGGGCATCACCGTCAGGACGGGGCTGCGGGCACTGAAGAATTCTTTCGAGACGATCCTCGAACAGCGGCGGGATGAGATATCGCCTCGGATGCGCGGCATCCTGATTGGTCTTTATGGCGATTGGCTCTGGTTGGACAAACGGATCGAGGATGTTTCTGGCGAGATCGAAGAGATCAGCCGCACCGAAGAGAACTGCGCCAACATCATGACAATACCCGGCATCGGTCCAATGATTTCGACAGCGATGGTCGCGGCCGTCGGCAAAGGCGAGGCATTCGACCGGGGGCGTGATTTCGCGGCATGGGTCGGCTTGGTGCCCCGACAATTCAGCACCGGTGGCCGCACCATTCTCGGCCGGATTACCAAACGCGGCAGCCGCTATCTGAGGATGTTGTTCGTGCAGGCGGCGAAAGTGATTATGATGCGCCCACACCGATGGTCCGACTTCAGTTTCGGCTCGTGGCTGACGGAGGCGACAGCCCGTATGCCGCGCAACAAAGCGGCCATCGCGCTTGCCAACAAACTCGCTCGAACCGCCTGGAGCATTCTGCGCAATGGCACCCGGTTCGATGCCCCACAAGACGCGGCCATGGAAGCGATCTGA
- a CDS encoding aminopeptidase P family protein produces the protein MFQNFEVLSSPDQAAGRLARLRARFDASGVDAVAVPRSDEYLGEYVPACAERLAWLTGFTGSAGLVLVLTDQAHLFVDGRYAAQARTQTDNQVFAYEDLITTPLAGFLEASGRSGLRLGIDPWTWPSSEVTRLEAALDKLGGSLVFLERNPVDAIWDERPQPPLGTVTLQPIEYAGTLAQDKLAMIAGTARKAGADAVILADPSSVAWSFNIRGQDLPSTPHPLSRAIIPADGRPQLFIDKRKTGIEAEAYLTQLADLEPPSGFDEALSALGRTGGTIMVDPAVAPHAVSMLIEHSGGTVLSAPDPARIPRAVKNSAEIAGSASVHRQDGAAMVRFLAWLDDQPAGLVDEIGAASRLEDFRRSTGESMQMPLKALSFDTISGAGPNAAIMHYRVNTATNRRIESGEMLLIDSGGQYVAGTTDITRTIAVGDVPEEQKRFFTLVLKGMIAISLLRFPEATRGMDIDSFARISLWKAGADFAHGTGHGVGSYLSVHEGPQSISRRGAQALLPGMILSNEPGYYRDGAFGIRIENLVTVHEPRDIDGGDKPMLGFETLTLCPIDKRLVLTDLLDQVERDWLDAYHARVRDELSPLLTDDPALAWLQAATGAL, from the coding sequence ATGTTCCAGAATTTCGAAGTGCTTTCCTCCCCCGATCAGGCCGCCGGCCGGCTGGCACGGCTGCGCGCGCGCTTTGACGCCTCAGGTGTCGACGCCGTCGCGGTTCCGCGCTCGGATGAATATCTGGGCGAATATGTACCCGCCTGCGCCGAGCGGCTGGCCTGGCTTACCGGCTTTACCGGCTCGGCGGGACTGGTGCTGGTGCTCACCGATCAGGCGCATCTGTTTGTTGACGGCCGCTACGCCGCGCAGGCCCGCACCCAGACCGACAACCAGGTCTTTGCCTATGAGGACCTGATCACCACACCGCTGGCGGGCTTTCTCGAAGCATCAGGCCGCAGCGGGCTGAGACTTGGCATCGATCCATGGACCTGGCCATCAAGCGAAGTGACGCGGCTCGAGGCAGCGCTGGACAAGCTCGGCGGCAGCCTGGTGTTTCTCGAGCGCAATCCGGTCGACGCCATCTGGGATGAGCGGCCGCAGCCGCCGCTGGGCACCGTGACGCTGCAGCCGATCGAATATGCCGGCACGCTGGCGCAGGACAAGCTGGCGATGATTGCCGGCACCGCGCGCAAGGCCGGCGCGGATGCGGTGATTCTCGCCGACCCGTCCTCGGTGGCCTGGAGCTTCAACATCCGCGGCCAGGACCTGCCCTCGACCCCGCACCCGCTGTCGCGCGCAATCATTCCGGCAGACGGCAGGCCGCAGCTGTTCATCGACAAGCGCAAGACCGGCATCGAGGCGGAAGCCTATCTCACCCAGCTGGCCGATCTCGAACCGCCCTCGGGCTTTGACGAGGCGCTTTCTGCACTCGGCCGCACCGGCGGCACCATCATGGTCGACCCGGCGGTGGCCCCGCATGCGGTCTCGATGCTGATCGAGCACTCAGGCGGCACGGTGCTGAGTGCGCCCGACCCGGCGCGAATTCCCCGCGCGGTGAAAAACAGCGCCGAAATTGCCGGCAGCGCCAGCGTGCACCGCCAGGACGGCGCGGCGATGGTGCGGTTTCTGGCCTGGCTTGACGACCAGCCCGCCGGTTTGGTGGACGAAATCGGCGCAGCCAGCCGGCTTGAGGACTTTCGCCGCAGCACCGGCGAGAGCATGCAGATGCCGCTCAAGGCGCTGTCCTTCGACACCATTTCCGGCGCCGGCCCCAATGCGGCGATCATGCATTACCGGGTCAACACCGCGACCAATCGGCGGATCGAGTCTGGCGAAATGCTGCTGATCGATTCCGGCGGCCAATATGTCGCCGGCACCACCGACATCACCCGCACGATTGCCGTGGGTGACGTGCCGGAAGAGCAGAAGCGTTTCTTCACTTTGGTGCTCAAGGGCATGATCGCGATCAGCCTGCTGCGCTTCCCCGAAGCCACCCGCGGCATGGACATCGACTCCTTTGCCCGTATCTCGCTGTGGAAGGCCGGGGCCGATTTCGCCCATGGCACCGGCCATGGCGTCGGCAGCTATCTCTCGGTGCATGAAGGCCCGCAATCGATCTCGCGCCGCGGCGCGCAGGCGCTGCTGCCGGGCATGATCCTGTCCAACGAGCCGGGCTATTATCGTGACGGCGCCTTCGGCATCCGCATAGAAAACCTCGTCACCGTGCACGAGCCGCGCGACATCGACGGCGGCGACAAGCCGATGCTCGGTTTCGAAACCCTGACGCTGTGCCCGATCGACAAGCGGCTGGTCCTCACCGACCTGCTCGATCAGGTCGAGCGCGACTGGCTCGACGCCTACCACGCAAGGGTGCGCGACGAGCTCTCGCCCTTGCTGACCGACGATCCGGCGCTTGCCTGGCTGCAGGCTGCGACCGGGGCGCTGTGA
- a CDS encoding alcohol dehydrogenase family protein, translating to MTLPATMSGVVLTGHGGPEMLEWRDNLPVPVAGKGDVIIRVGAAGVNNTDINTRTAWYSKAGAKADDASWSGTPLTFPRIQGADVCGRIVAVGAGIDAARIGERVLIEPCLREADGESLPTPWYFGSECDGGFAQYTRVAARHAHAIDSGLSDVELASFPCSYSTAENMLTRAFVREGDTVLVTGASGGVGSATIQLARARGAEVIAVTSAAKAKDLMQLGATQTLDRNDDFKARIGANSVDVVIDLVAGPKFPTLLELLRPGGRYAVAGAIGGAIVQLDIRTLYLKDLSFFGCTVLEPEVFGNLVSRIERQEIAPLVAETHALRDIATAQQAFGEKGYIGKIVLVVD from the coding sequence ATGACCCTGCCAGCCACAATGAGCGGCGTCGTCCTTACCGGCCATGGTGGTCCCGAAATGCTTGAGTGGCGGGACAATCTGCCGGTTCCGGTGGCGGGCAAGGGGGATGTGATCATCCGGGTGGGTGCTGCGGGCGTCAACAACACCGATATCAACACCCGCACCGCCTGGTATTCGAAAGCAGGCGCCAAGGCCGACGATGCCTCCTGGTCGGGCACGCCGCTGACCTTCCCGCGCATCCAGGGCGCCGATGTCTGCGGCCGGATCGTTGCTGTTGGCGCAGGCATTGATGCGGCCCGCATCGGCGAGCGCGTGCTGATCGAGCCCTGTCTACGCGAGGCCGATGGTGAGAGCCTGCCGACACCATGGTATTTCGGTTCGGAATGCGACGGCGGCTTTGCGCAATATACCCGCGTGGCGGCGCGCCATGCCCACGCGATTGACAGCGGCTTGAGTGACGTCGAACTGGCCTCGTTTCCCTGCTCCTATTCGACGGCGGAAAACATGCTGACCCGCGCCTTTGTGCGCGAGGGCGACACGGTGCTGGTCACCGGCGCATCCGGCGGCGTCGGATCAGCAACCATCCAGCTGGCCCGCGCCCGCGGTGCCGAGGTCATCGCGGTCACCAGTGCGGCCAAGGCAAAGGACCTGATGCAGCTTGGCGCCACACAAACGCTTGATCGCAACGATGATTTTAAGGCCAGGATCGGCGCAAACAGCGTCGATGTCGTCATCGACCTGGTCGCAGGTCCGAAATTTCCCACCTTGCTTGAGCTGCTGCGTCCCGGCGGGCGTTATGCGGTTGCCGGCGCCATCGGCGGCGCCATTGTCCAGCTCGACATCCGCACGCTCTATCTCAAGGATCTCAGTTTCTTCGGCTGCACCGTGCTCGAGCCTGAAGTCTTCGGCAATCTCGTCAGCCGCATCGAGCGTCAGGAGATTGCCCCGCTGGTGGCCGAAACCCATGCCCTGCGCGACATCGCCACGGCCCAGCAGGCCTTTGGCGAAAAGGGCTATATCGGCAAGATCGTGCTCGTGGTGGACTGA
- a CDS encoding cation:proton antiporter, with the protein MRRFKETVTTLLVSGVFIILTASLSLADIRSLDMGAALFVAALLFVIRPIAIMTATIRSGATVQERLLSAWIAPRGVVAVAVSGLFGALLADNGVEDAGRMVAFTFAVVVTTIVLHGFSLAPLARFLGLKKASKPGILIVGGSRWSTALAAKLKEAEVPVMLADQNWNHLAEARLANIPVYFGEVLSESAHHSIDPKRFSNLIATGDNDAYNALVCTDFGPELGRSHVYQIGRADEKARQALSFTLGGRSLTKEPVGFLDLREKLLDGWTFQLTRLTDEFGWDAYEASRPAGALILLWVKPSGMIVFAAGSSNTPGPNDRILSFGLPKDDARAEAASKTARKAEETLASQATHDEGHKPS; encoded by the coding sequence ATGCGCCGCTTCAAGGAGACCGTCACAACGCTGCTGGTCTCGGGTGTCTTCATCATCCTCACCGCTTCGCTCAGCCTTGCCGACATCCGCTCGCTCGACATGGGTGCGGCCCTGTTTGTCGCTGCGCTGCTGTTCGTGATCCGGCCGATTGCCATCATGACGGCCACCATCCGCTCCGGCGCCACCGTCCAGGAACGGCTGCTGAGCGCCTGGATCGCGCCGCGCGGTGTGGTTGCCGTTGCCGTTTCCGGCCTGTTCGGCGCGCTGCTGGCCGACAATGGCGTCGAGGATGCCGGCCGCATGGTCGCCTTCACCTTCGCCGTGGTGGTCACCACCATCGTGCTGCACGGCTTCAGCCTGGCGCCGCTGGCGCGTTTTCTAGGCCTGAAGAAGGCCTCCAAGCCCGGCATCCTGATCGTCGGCGGCTCGCGCTGGTCGACCGCGCTTGCGGCCAAGCTCAAGGAAGCCGAGGTTCCGGTGATGCTGGCCGACCAGAACTGGAACCACCTGGCCGAAGCCCGGCTGGCCAATATCCCGGTCTATTTCGGCGAGGTGTTGTCGGAATCGGCCCATCACAGCATCGACCCGAAGCGATTCTCCAACCTGATCGCCACCGGGGACAATGACGCCTACAATGCGCTGGTCTGCACCGATTTCGGGCCGGAACTCGGCCGCAGCCATGTCTACCAGATCGGCCGCGCCGACGAGAAGGCGCGCCAGGCGCTGAGCTTCACCCTGGGTGGACGCTCGCTGACCAAGGAGCCTGTCGGCTTCCTCGATCTGCGCGAGAAGCTGCTTGATGGCTGGACCTTCCAGCTCACCCGCCTGACCGATGAATTCGGCTGGGACGCCTATGAGGCCTCGCGCCCGGCAGGCGCGCTGATCCTGTTGTGGGTCAAGCCCTCGGGCATGATCGTGTTTGCCGCCGGATCCTCCAACACCCCTGGCCCCAATGACCGGATCCTGAGCTTTGGCCTGCCCAAGGACGATGCCCGCGCCGAGGCCGCCAGCAAGACCGCCCGCAAGGCCGAAGAGACGCTGGCCAGCCAGGCGACACATGACGAAGGACACAAGCCATCGTGA
- a CDS encoding 50S ribosomal protein L11 methyltransferase yields the protein MSQHRYYIVTDEAGAGRALDLLNDIFEDEGLPIATMEVDEARGLWEASVYADGAAEPELKARIADTLAGPFPGVPVQLEVFDDDTDWIAKSLEGLKPVRAGRFLVHGAHDRAAVRPNDLAIELEAGQAFGTGHHGTTAGCLEMIEKVMRAHPRGLRGVDPVLDLGTGSGVLAIAAAKLGPVWCLATDIDPIATRVATANVRHNRCAAQVNCVTATGFHSTAFSRSGPFGLIIANILARPLMRMAPDIRRNLAPGGSVILSGILASQRWQVLAAFNTQGMRHVETLWRNGWVTIHLK from the coding sequence GTGAGCCAACACCGATACTACATCGTCACCGACGAGGCCGGCGCCGGCCGGGCGCTGGATCTGCTCAACGACATTTTCGAGGATGAAGGCCTGCCGATCGCCACCATGGAGGTCGACGAGGCCAGGGGGCTGTGGGAGGCATCTGTCTATGCCGACGGCGCGGCCGAGCCAGAGCTCAAGGCCCGCATCGCCGACACCCTTGCCGGCCCCTTCCCCGGCGTCCCGGTGCAGCTTGAGGTCTTTGATGACGACACCGACTGGATCGCCAAGTCGCTTGAAGGACTCAAACCAGTGCGCGCCGGCCGCTTCCTCGTGCATGGCGCCCATGACCGCGCCGCAGTCAGGCCGAATGACCTGGCCATCGAGCTGGAAGCCGGACAGGCATTCGGCACCGGCCATCACGGTACCACCGCGGGCTGCCTGGAAATGATCGAAAAAGTGATGCGCGCCCATCCCCGCGGATTGCGCGGGGTTGACCCGGTGCTGGATCTGGGCACCGGCTCAGGCGTTCTGGCCATTGCCGCGGCCAAGCTCGGGCCTGTCTGGTGCCTGGCCACCGACATCGACCCGATCGCCACCCGCGTGGCCACGGCCAATGTCCGGCACAACCGCTGCGCGGCACAGGTCAACTGCGTCACCGCCACCGGCTTTCATTCCACCGCGTTTTCCCGCTCGGGGCCGTTCGGGCTGATCATCGCCAATATCCTGGCCCGGCCATTGATGAGGATGGCGCCCGATATCAGGCGCAATCTCGCCCCCGGCGGCTCGGTGATTCTCTCAGGCATCCTCGCCAGCCAGCGCTGGCAGGTGCTTGCGGCGTTCAACACGCAGGGCATGCGCCATGTCGAAACCCTGTGGCGCAACGGCTGGGTGACGATCCACCTGAAATAG
- a CDS encoding SDR family NAD(P)-dependent oxidoreductase yields MMAAIHVMTGATSGLGLEVARRLAEKTRDEIVAGARNPANAVDLKQVVPAGQLVPLRLDTASPDLVKAFASEVRQRLGGRKIASLSCIAGLQILGPQKLTADGLDETFATNVAGHLLLADELSEHLEPGAVVITIGSGTHDPANKLARHAGFAGADFTSAAAAMRGESTRPERDERARALDRYATSKLCAIYHATAAATEPAFADVRFYCFDPGLMPGTGLARQQNAAVRFVWKRIMPLLAGFAEGVSTPDRSARFLVDHLILGPREYPSGGHIEFTGKPAPASNEANDLSIAKRFLKEARAMP; encoded by the coding sequence ATGATGGCCGCGATACATGTCATGACGGGCGCAACCTCGGGGCTGGGGCTGGAAGTCGCCCGACGTCTGGCGGAGAAGACGAGGGACGAAATCGTCGCCGGCGCAAGGAACCCGGCCAATGCCGTTGACCTGAAACAGGTCGTCCCAGCCGGCCAGCTTGTCCCGCTGCGGCTCGACACGGCCTCGCCCGATCTGGTCAAGGCCTTCGCGTCCGAGGTTAGACAGCGGCTGGGCGGACGGAAAATCGCGTCCCTGTCCTGCATCGCGGGGCTTCAGATTCTGGGGCCGCAGAAGCTGACTGCCGACGGTCTCGACGAGACCTTCGCGACCAATGTGGCGGGCCACCTGCTGCTTGCCGATGAATTGAGCGAGCATTTGGAACCGGGCGCGGTCGTCATCACCATCGGAAGTGGAACGCATGATCCGGCCAACAAACTCGCCCGCCATGCGGGGTTCGCCGGCGCGGATTTCACCTCCGCCGCGGCCGCCATGAGGGGCGAAAGCACAAGACCGGAGCGTGACGAGAGGGCGCGCGCGCTGGACCGCTATGCCACGTCAAAGCTCTGCGCGATCTACCATGCCACTGCTGCTGCCACCGAACCGGCATTCGCAGATGTGCGTTTCTATTGCTTCGATCCCGGCCTCATGCCCGGCACCGGCCTTGCCCGCCAGCAGAACGCAGCTGTACGATTTGTCTGGAAACGAATCATGCCGCTTCTGGCGGGATTTGCCGAAGGGGTCAGCACGCCGGACCGATCGGCGCGGTTCCTGGTCGATCATCTGATCCTCGGCCCGCGCGAATACCCATCAGGCGGGCATATCGAGTTCACGGGCAAGCCCGCACCTGCCAGCAACGAGGCGAATGACCTGAGCATAGCGAAACGCTTCCTTAAAGAAGCGAGAGCCATGCCGTAG
- a CDS encoding AzlD family protein yields the protein MNGDFWGVPVNVWTILAAALVTYATRAGGYLVLSRFKRIPPRVDAALNAVPAAVLTTLVAPSVVSNGPAEALTLLICLLIGLRLPMMGMFAIGWVVIVALRATGI from the coding sequence ATGAACGGCGACTTCTGGGGCGTGCCGGTCAATGTCTGGACGATTCTGGCTGCTGCCCTTGTGACCTACGCGACGCGGGCCGGCGGCTATCTGGTGCTGTCGCGGTTCAAGCGGATTCCGCCGCGTGTCGATGCGGCGCTCAACGCCGTGCCGGCCGCGGTGCTGACCACGCTCGTGGCCCCCTCGGTGGTCTCCAACGGCCCGGCCGAAGCGCTGACGCTGCTGATCTGCCTGCTGATCGGGCTCAGGCTGCCGATGATGGGCATGTTCGCCATCGGCTGGGTGGTGATCGTGGCGCTCAGGGCGACGGGCATTTAG
- a CDS encoding spermidine synthase, with product MSRLFEELDYRPTPIGALVLRRRREARLGIDILEIKLGEEHLMSDLFTASEIALADLGLSACKGEGLDVVVGGLGLGFTAKAALDQPRTGSLIVVEYLEAVIDWHRTGLLPLGPDLTGDPRCRLVEGDFFAMARGDGFDPEVPGRLFDAILLDIDHSPDALLDARSESFYQPEGLEKLAAHLKPGGIFGLWSDALTDDSFTARLASVFSEAWAEPVTFHNPLQDKPFTQTVYLGRKG from the coding sequence ATGAGCAGATTGTTCGAAGAACTCGATTACCGCCCGACGCCGATTGGCGCGCTGGTGCTCAGACGGCGGCGCGAGGCGCGGCTCGGCATCGACATTCTCGAGATCAAGCTTGGCGAAGAACACCTTATGTCTGACCTGTTCACCGCCTCGGAAATTGCCCTGGCCGATCTCGGCCTTTCGGCTTGCAAAGGCGAGGGGCTGGATGTGGTGGTCGGCGGCCTCGGCCTCGGTTTTACCGCCAAGGCAGCACTTGATCAGCCGCGCACCGGGTCACTGATCGTTGTCGAGTATCTCGAAGCGGTGATCGACTGGCACCGCACCGGGCTGCTGCCGCTCGGCCCGGACCTGACCGGTGACCCGCGCTGCAGGCTGGTGGAGGGCGATTTCTTCGCCATGGCCCGCGGTGACGGCTTTGACCCGGAGGTACCGGGCCGCCTGTTCGACGCCATCCTGCTCGACATCGACCATTCCCCCGATGCGCTGCTCGATGCCCGCAGCGAAAGCTTTTACCAGCCCGAGGGGCTCGAAAAACTCGCAGCCCACCTCAAGCCCGGCGGCATTTTCGGGCTCTGGTCCGACGCGCTGACCGACGACAGTTTTACCGCCCGGCTGGCCAGCGTGTTTTCTGAAGCCTGGGCCGAACCCGTCACCTTCCACAACCCGCTGCAGGACAAGCCGTTCACCCAGACGGTGTATCTGGGAAGGAAGGGGTAG